Proteins encoded in a region of the Nicotiana tomentosiformis chromosome 9, ASM39032v3, whole genome shotgun sequence genome:
- the LOC104115240 gene encoding uncharacterized GPI-anchored protein At1g61900-like, with the protein MRGGVSGSFKLELLVVFILLLCIRDSNCSSLKHLKGSLFKDIKEDTLLPEISPNAAPQPLLPLFAPSPLAPFTNSTLPKLSGLCTLNFDAVRSMMTVTSIDCVAPFAQYLANVMCCPQLETTLVILIGRSSKKTNMLALNGTLAKHCLSDFQQLLVSQGANDTLQHICSLHPSNLTQGSCPVKDVHEFETTVDSSSLLAACGKIDLVNECCEQTCQNAISEAAKKLALKAYDLLSMDGSHVLADHTTRVNDCKSIVHRWLASKLDPAGAKDVLRGLSNCKNNKVCPLAFPGMKNITKACGDGMNNQSICCNTVERYVSHLQRQSFVTNLQALDCAASLGLKLQKANVSKNVYNLCHISLKDFSVQVAPEVSGCLLPSLPSDAILDQSTGISFVCDLNDNIPAPWPSMSQLPASSCNKSVRIPALPAAASGQISKGLNIWSHMLLMASMILGICCISNAANLAY; encoded by the exons ATGAGAGGAGGGGTCAGTGGAAGTTTCAAACTTGAGCTTCTGGTTGTATTTATACTGCTTCTTT GTATCCGAGACTCCAATTGCAGCTCACTGAAGCATCTAAAAGGCTCTCTATTCAAGGACATAAAGGAGGACACTCTTTTGCCAGAGATCTCCCCAAATGCTGCTCCACAGCCCCTTCTTCCCCTATTTGCACCTTCTCCATTGGCACCTTTCACAAACAGCACTTTACCCAAATTATCTG GACTCTGTACGCTTAACTTTGATGCTGTGAGAAGTATGATGACCGTGACATCAATAGATTGTGTAGCACCATTTGCACAGTATCTGGCTAATGTCATGTGCTGCCCTCAACTGGAAACAACTCTTGTTATTCTTATTGGGCGGTCTAGTAAAAAAACAAATATGCTTGCATTAAATGGGACCCTCGCAAAGCATTGCCTTTCAGATTTTCAGCAACTTCTGGTGAGCCAAGGTGCCAATGATACTTTGCAGCATATATGCTCTCTCCATCCGTCTAATCTTACTCAAGGTTCTTGCCCGGTCAAAGATGTTCATGAGTTTGAGACGACTGTGGACTCGTCTAGCCTACTTGCTGCCTGTGGCAAGATCGATCTTGTGAATGAATGCTGTGAGCAAACCTGCCAAAATGCTATATCAGAAGCTGCTAAAAAACTTGCACTTAAAGCATATGATCTTTTAAGCATGGATGGCTCTCATGTGCTGGCTGATCACACGACCAGAGTTAACGACTGTAAAAGTATTGTACACCGATGGTTGGCAAGTAAACTTGACCCTGCTGGAGCAAAAGATGTTCTTAGAGGACTTTCTAATTGCAAAAACAATAAAG TGTGCCCTCTGGCTTTTCCTGGCATGAAAAATATTACAAAGGCTTGTGGAGACGGGATGAATAACCAATCAATATGCTGTAATACTGTTGAGAGGTATGTCTCTCACTTACAAAGGCAGAGCTTCGTCACCAACTTGCAAGCTTTGGATTGTGCTGCTTCACTTGGTCTTAAGCTACAGAAAGCCAATGTTAGCAAAAATGTCTACAATCTCTGTCACATTAGCCTCAAGGATTTTTCCGTACAAG TTGCACCAGAAG TTTCGGGGTGTCTTTTGCCTAGTTTACCGTCGGATGCAATACTGGACCAAAGTACGGGGATCAGTTTTGTCTGCGACTTAAATGACAATATTCCGGCTCCTTGGCCATCTATGTCTCAGTTACCAGCTTCGTCATGCAATAAGT CTGTGAGAATTCCCGCACTTCCTGCCGCAGCATCGGGCCAAATCA GTAAAGGATTAAATATATGGTCACATATGCTACTGATGGCGTCGATGATATTGGGAATCTGCTGTATATCTAATGCTGCCAATCTTGCTTATTAG